A genomic region of Ruminococcus flavefaciens AE3010 contains the following coding sequences:
- a CDS encoding HD domain-containing phosphohydrolase — protein MLLLLFDRKAYNFRGDTSDLGFWMVRISNFMVFTLTLAIIFFFTLYLTDLLVHEGGYEKTPFRLKLSYILCGLALIMLIISQFTGLYYTFDEMNCYKRTNWFAVCYLFPLIILVLDMSVILENIKRVGKLMRASLLLFTIVPMIASILQIFTYGVSLTNITLVGLVVLLYIFSLLDTNKMIERTNKLELDIAHQEQKNMHKLFEQTATALANAIDAKDKYTHGHSRRVAKYSVKIARSAGMKEKECEEIYFAALLHDVGKIGIKDSIINKEGKLTDEEYGAIKTHPVIGMQILSSISQSPYLSIGAHYHHERYDGHGYPAGLKGEDIPDIARIIAVADAYDAMTSKRSYRDPIPQQLVREEFVKGLGTQFDPNYGKIMLHLIDLDSEYMMRESEDASEGEAIGTLLCGPYRTTRSDGILLNNGIVHIHLTCQMTDERNEENIPSFVLFDSLDGRMHDSERKRRDLLYHEYATIHADGIVEKAGVRNIRTKTNETAGAAAEKKTMLRGEKVDFDIEAMRYKDHALVRISNRFRFHEVIIALPDSTRFCYLALTGKDCIIDDVEVSKTGETIGNGYIPRIAEEITYIDSPQGDIPNVQVDGWRSESSEGVELTDGMRISFHSMSLPTARLVWHCPFAVIYTSSDGQVNGKDYRELTVVRLDGEGWEEDDLADNHVLVNKLDSFTNWNDFKAQNKAGQDCELLFRLNKGQIDISTEFCGLSIHSVTNVTDAVPKLYAALTGDQCAITNIRIKR, from the coding sequence ATGTTGCTGCTCCTTTTTGACCGAAAGGCATATAATTTCCGCGGTGATACAAGTGATCTGGGATTCTGGATGGTCAGGATAAGCAATTTTATGGTATTTACACTGACTCTTGCTATAATCTTTTTCTTCACTTTATATCTTACGGATCTTTTGGTACATGAGGGCGGTTATGAAAAAACACCATTCAGGTTAAAGCTTTCGTATATCCTTTGCGGACTGGCACTGATAATGCTCATAATATCTCAGTTCACAGGTCTCTATTATACCTTCGATGAGATGAACTGCTACAAGCGTACAAACTGGTTTGCAGTATGCTATTTGTTTCCGCTGATAATACTGGTACTTGACATGTCGGTGATCCTCGAAAACATAAAGCGAGTTGGTAAACTCATGCGTGCTTCGCTGCTGCTGTTTACGATCGTACCGATGATTGCTTCCATTTTACAGATATTTACATACGGAGTATCACTGACGAATATCACGCTCGTCGGACTTGTTGTGCTTCTTTATATCTTTTCTCTGCTTGACACCAACAAAATGATCGAGCGCACCAATAAGCTGGAACTGGATATCGCACATCAGGAGCAGAAAAATATGCACAAGCTGTTTGAACAGACTGCAACTGCTCTTGCAAACGCCATAGACGCTAAGGACAAATACACTCACGGTCATTCACGGAGAGTTGCAAAATATTCGGTAAAAATTGCAAGAAGTGCAGGCATGAAGGAAAAGGAATGCGAAGAGATATACTTTGCTGCACTTCTGCACGATGTTGGAAAAATAGGCATAAAGGACAGTATCATCAACAAGGAGGGCAAGCTCACTGATGAGGAGTACGGCGCAATAAAAACTCACCCTGTCATCGGAATGCAGATACTTTCAAGTATCAGCCAGTCACCTTATCTTAGCATCGGCGCTCACTATCATCATGAACGTTATGACGGTCACGGCTATCCCGCAGGTCTCAAGGGAGAGGATATCCCCGATATTGCACGCATTATTGCTGTTGCAGATGCTTATGATGCTATGACTTCAAAGCGAAGCTACCGTGATCCTATCCCACAGCAGCTCGTTCGTGAGGAGTTCGTAAAGGGTCTGGGAACGCAGTTCGATCCCAATTACGGAAAAATAATGCTTCATCTTATCGACCTTGACTCTGAATATATGATGAGGGAAAGTGAGGACGCCTCTGAGGGCGAGGCAATAGGAACACTGCTCTGCGGACCATACCGCACCACACGCTCGGACGGTATACTGCTCAACAATGGCATTGTCCATATCCACCTGACCTGTCAGATGACTGATGAACGCAATGAGGAAAACATACCAAGCTTTGTTCTGTTCGATTCACTGGACGGAAGAATGCATGACAGCGAACGCAAGCGCAGAGATCTCTTATATCACGAATACGCTACTATACACGCTGACGGTATTGTTGAGAAGGCAGGAGTCAGGAATATACGTACAAAGACCAACGAGACCGCAGGTGCGGCAGCAGAAAAAAAGACAATGCTCCGAGGCGAAAAGGTGGATTTCGATATAGAGGCTATGCGGTATAAGGATCATGCACTGGTAAGGATATCGAATCGCTTCCGCTTTCATGAGGTGATCATAGCTCTGCCTGACAGTACAAGATTCTGCTATTTAGCTCTTACGGGTAAAGACTGTATCATCGATGATGTTGAGGTATCAAAGACAGGCGAGACCATCGGTAACGGTTATATTCCCCGTATTGCCGAGGAGATAACCTATATTGATTCACCGCAGGGAGATATCCCCAATGTACAGGTGGACGGCTGGCGCTCGGAATCATCTGAGGGCGTAGAGCTTACCGACGGAATGCGCATCTCATTCCATTCTATGAGCCTGCCGACAGCAAGACTGGTATGGCATTGTCCCTTTGCTGTGATCTATACCTCCTCCGACGGACAGGTAAACGGCAAGGATTACCGTGAGCTTACGGTAGTCCGTCTTGACGGTGAAGGCTGGGAGGAAGATGACCTTGCAGATAACCATGTGCTGGTAAACAAGCTTGACAGCTTCACTAACTGGAACGACTTCAAGGCACAAAACAAGGCAGGTCAGGACTGCGAGCTGTTGTTCCGCTTAAATAAAGGACAGATAGATATTTCCACGGAGTTCTGCGGACTTTCAATACACTCTGTTACCAACGTGACCGATGCTGTACCAAAGCTGTATGCAGCTCTTACAGGCGATCAATGTGCAATCACCAATATTCGCATCAAAAGATAA